A single genomic interval of Selenomonadales bacterium harbors:
- a CDS encoding DUF4173 domain-containing protein translates to MLHEQWFALIAFVVGFLFWRWLLIVMVFGFQGWGMTLFTVVYVAAVSWYFRSAGVRQNTEARLWLAVVLATAMSFAVWNAQTIAPWRFLFLFGAATYWVVMATGNTAKGKTSDWSVLDFLNGIIAVPFLGLGLQYRSLAGIKRPGMGIGRKAWPSLLGLGLGLIFISLVMPLLSAADAGGFGEAWRWLSGFRLNLGIPPLLKLQLVLGIPTAAYIFALVVGNKLRGIERQDKAAALPEASLAGYRLMPVVTAATLLAVINALYLAFIAAQLPYFFSAFLGRLPENWVSVAEFARQGFFELCVVAVLNLGVITFVRLGTEAKISKSVVTQSMLSLLSLLTLLLIGTAFSKLWLYIDQFGLTMMRVKPAAVLTLLAVVFFSLVLGEKFRYSRVRLAVATGVLIMLAFSWLNVEGFVVNYNATRYLDGTLSQFDVGVLYQVGIAGVPVAARLLASTDNLALQALLRGYLSQQRESDRLVTRERELGYGLLIETWQRRRARELMADVEPHATLDEVLATVARSGDAVARFPNMQVMVGNRLMVLEQVEFPYAAFHAMHAEETDVLLMDLRDGTVLMQGQAVQELLRKHWAHLIPSDSNLHGRGGGATLEVLRLFGLSPDGENLGLLFVGRGGMFHGMGLVGFFDLATMRPHLMGMANFGSAFAWSPRWPTGERQVTWEPQWSPNGQYIKYGNPGFVFDDGSLLPPYNDPVSTLYIDCVSSKERIASISGEQMLAQLFPGLTVTDFKPWIRQVTWEADGESLRFRTVAVRGVEDHRYRDAALRQRVRQELGEAEWRVNADGSDLRLLSLVRPE, encoded by the coding sequence TTGCTTCATGAGCAGTGGTTCGCCTTAATTGCCTTTGTGGTGGGGTTTCTCTTTTGGCGGTGGCTCCTTATCGTCATGGTCTTTGGATTTCAGGGGTGGGGCATGACGCTGTTCACGGTCGTGTATGTCGCGGCTGTCAGCTGGTACTTTCGCTCTGCAGGTGTCAGGCAAAATACCGAGGCGCGGCTGTGGCTAGCGGTGGTGTTGGCGACGGCAATGTCGTTTGCTGTTTGGAACGCGCAGACGATTGCGCCGTGGCGATTTCTGTTCTTGTTTGGAGCCGCGACTTATTGGGTGGTAATGGCTACCGGCAACACAGCTAAAGGTAAGACCAGCGACTGGAGCGTATTAGACTTCTTGAACGGAATTATCGCCGTGCCGTTTCTGGGCTTAGGGCTACAATACCGCAGCCTCGCAGGCATTAAGCGACCGGGGATGGGGATAGGCCGTAAGGCTTGGCCGAGCCTACTGGGCCTTGGTTTAGGGCTAATCTTTATATCGCTAGTCATGCCCCTCCTTAGTGCCGCCGATGCCGGTGGCTTTGGTGAGGCTTGGCGCTGGCTGTCCGGCTTTCGCCTTAATCTTGGCATACCGCCGCTGCTTAAGCTGCAGCTTGTGCTTGGCATACCTACCGCCGCATACATTTTTGCGTTGGTCGTAGGTAACAAGCTGCGCGGCATAGAGCGGCAGGATAAGGCAGCCGCGCTCCCCGAAGCTAGTCTCGCGGGATATCGCCTTATGCCGGTCGTTACCGCCGCGACGCTGCTCGCAGTGATTAATGCACTGTACCTAGCGTTCATTGCCGCGCAGCTACCGTACTTCTTCTCGGCCTTTCTCGGGCGCCTGCCCGAGAACTGGGTATCCGTCGCTGAGTTTGCAAGACAAGGCTTTTTTGAGCTCTGTGTCGTCGCGGTGTTAAACTTAGGTGTAATCACCTTCGTCCGCCTCGGCACGGAGGCAAAGATAAGCAAGAGCGTTGTCACACAGAGTATGCTAAGTCTGTTGTCTTTGTTAACACTGCTACTTATCGGCACAGCCTTTAGTAAGCTTTGGCTTTACATTGACCAGTTTGGCCTTACCATGATGCGAGTTAAGCCTGCCGCAGTTTTGACTTTGCTTGCGGTAGTATTCTTTAGCCTCGTACTCGGTGAGAAGTTCCGCTACTCGCGCGTGCGCTTGGCGGTAGCGACCGGAGTGCTCATCATGCTGGCCTTTTCTTGGCTAAACGTAGAAGGCTTTGTAGTCAATTACAACGCGACGCGTTACTTGGACGGCACGTTGTCGCAATTTGATGTCGGCGTGCTCTACCAAGTGGGGATAGCAGGCGTGCCGGTAGCGGCGCGATTGTTAGCTTCAACCGATAACCTTGCGCTCCAGGCGCTCTTGCGCGGGTATTTGTCTCAACAGAGAGAGAGCGACCGCCTAGTGACGCGCGAGCGGGAGCTCGGGTATGGTCTCTTGATCGAAACCTGGCAGCGCCGTCGGGCCCGCGAACTGATGGCTGACGTAGAGCCACACGCCACACTTGACGAGGTCTTAGCTACCGTGGCTCGTTCCGGCGACGCAGTCGCGCGCTTTCCTAATATGCAGGTTATGGTCGGGAACAGGCTGATGGTTTTGGAGCAGGTAGAATTTCCCTATGCGGCTTTTCATGCCATGCACGCGGAGGAAACCGATGTGTTGTTAATGGACTTGCGCGATGGGACCGTGCTGATGCAGGGGCAAGCAGTGCAAGAGCTGTTGCGTAAGCACTGGGCGCATCTCATTCCTAGCGACAGCAATTTGCATGGTCGGGGTGGGGGGGCAACACTTGAAGTCCTGCGGCTGTTCGGCTTGTCGCCGGACGGGGAGAATCTAGGCCTGCTTTTCGTTGGCCGCGGCGGTATGTTTCACGGCATGGGCTTAGTCGGCTTCTTTGATTTGGCTACGATGCGGCCGCATCTGATGGGAATGGCTAATTTTGGCAGTGCCTTCGCGTGGAGCCCGCGCTGGCCGACTGGCGAGCGGCAGGTCACTTGGGAACCGCAGTGGTCTCCTAACGGGCAATACATCAAATACGGCAACCCGGGGTTCGTCTTTGATGATGGGAGTTTGTTACCACCGTATAACGATCCCGTTAGCACTTTGTACATCGACTGCGTGAGCAGCAAAGAGAGGATAGCGAGTATATCGGGCGAGCAAATGCTAGCGCAACTTTTCCCGGGCCTGACGGTCACCGACTTTAAGCCGTGGATTCGCCAAGTCACTTGGGAAGCTGACGGCGAGTCGCTTCGCTTTAGGACTGTGGCCGTCCGTGGGGTAGAGGACCACCGCTACCGCGACGCCGCGTTGCGTCAGCGGGTTAGGCAGGAACTTGGGGAGGCCGAATGGCGGGTGAACGCAGACGGCAGTGATTTGCGCCTACTATCACTGGTGCGCCCTGAGTAA
- a CDS encoding aspartate--ammonia ligase, with product MCKCIVPAHYKPLLGVKDTQIAIKRTKDFFENALAEELNLTRVSAPMFVTQQSGLNDNLNGSERPVGFDARALTYGPGSLELEVVQSLAKWKRMALYRYGFPLGSGLYTDMNAIRRDEELDNTHSIYVDQWDWERVISRSERTHAHLMDVVRSIYRVFRHTEQHLHAHYPALVPSLPEDIFFITSQDLENRYPNLSPKERENAIAREMGAVFISQIGGTLLSGTRHDGRAPDYDDWSLNGDIIFWFPVLEAALELSSMGIRVDAHALQEQLMLSGCEERAKLDYHSKVLRDVLPLTVGGGIGQSRICMFFLRKAHIGEVQASVWPDETAAACERAGITLL from the coding sequence ATGTGCAAATGCATCGTACCGGCACACTATAAACCGCTGCTTGGAGTCAAAGACACCCAAATTGCCATTAAGCGCACCAAGGACTTCTTTGAGAACGCACTAGCGGAGGAGCTGAACTTAACGAGAGTGTCTGCGCCCATGTTTGTGACGCAACAATCCGGACTCAACGATAACCTAAACGGCAGCGAGCGTCCGGTGGGATTTGATGCACGCGCTCTAACCTACGGACCTGGGTCGCTAGAGCTGGAGGTAGTGCAATCCCTAGCCAAATGGAAACGCATGGCGCTTTACCGCTATGGCTTCCCTTTGGGCAGCGGCCTCTATACCGATATGAATGCCATTCGCCGCGACGAAGAGCTCGACAACACTCACTCTATCTACGTCGACCAATGGGACTGGGAGCGCGTAATCTCCCGTTCCGAGAGGACGCATGCGCATTTAATGGATGTCGTACGAAGCATCTACAGAGTCTTTAGGCACACCGAGCAGCATCTGCACGCGCATTATCCTGCGCTCGTGCCATCTTTGCCGGAGGATATCTTTTTTATCACATCACAAGACTTAGAGAATCGCTACCCTAATCTAAGCCCTAAAGAGCGCGAAAACGCTATCGCGCGGGAAATGGGGGCCGTGTTTATCTCGCAAATCGGCGGCACGCTTCTCTCTGGGACTAGACATGATGGGCGAGCACCTGACTACGACGACTGGAGTCTTAACGGCGACATAATCTTTTGGTTTCCGGTGCTCGAAGCAGCACTAGAGCTCTCCTCGATGGGCATTAGAGTCGACGCGCATGCTTTGCAGGAGCAGCTAATGCTAAGCGGGTGCGAGGAGCGCGCCAAGCTTGACTACCACAGTAAAGTGCTGAGGGATGTTCTCCCCCTGACTGTAGGCGGCGGCATCGGGCAGTCGCGCATCTGCATGTTCTTTCTGCGCAAGGCCCATATCGGGGAAGTACAGGCTAGCGTGTGGCCGGACGAGACTGCCGCGGCCTGCGAGAGAGCTGGTATCACCTTGCTGTAG
- a CDS encoding NADPH dehydrogenase gives MDPKASPGALSFTPLRVRNLELRNRLVLPPMCQYGAREDGHVTPYHLAHYGARALGGMGLVVLEATAIHPDGRISGNDLGLWSREQIPGLRSIAEIVSYNGAAPGIQIAHAGRKAWRHVKRLVAPSAVAFSRDHAVPNALTITEISALVQEFAQAALYAWEAGFKVIEIHAAHGYLLHEFLSPLANNRTDEYGGCGENRLRLLREVVRSCRHALPEEAVLTVRISGAEFSGTEHEYTPKDAAGIAAALAADGIDAIHVSGGGVLPVRPQVWPGYQLGYAKQVKQVVSVPVIGVGILGKPELVEFALREGYCDLVAVGRAALADPHWPITAARSLGAELPVPEHMRLNLSR, from the coding sequence ATGGATCCCAAAGCTTCTCCGGGCGCCCTTTCGTTCACTCCCCTGCGAGTAAGGAACCTAGAGCTACGCAATCGCTTAGTGCTCCCCCCAATGTGCCAGTACGGAGCACGCGAGGACGGCCATGTCACACCTTACCACTTAGCGCACTACGGGGCCAGGGCGCTGGGCGGAATGGGTCTGGTAGTGCTCGAAGCTACGGCAATCCATCCTGACGGCAGAATTTCTGGCAACGATCTAGGCCTGTGGTCGCGGGAGCAAATCCCGGGGCTTAGAAGTATAGCGGAGATTGTTAGCTATAACGGGGCAGCGCCCGGCATTCAGATTGCTCACGCCGGCCGCAAGGCTTGGCGTCACGTGAAGCGGCTCGTAGCGCCATCGGCAGTCGCCTTCTCGCGCGACCATGCCGTACCGAATGCGCTCACGATAACAGAGATCTCAGCCCTGGTGCAGGAGTTTGCACAGGCGGCGCTATACGCATGGGAGGCGGGCTTTAAGGTCATCGAAATACATGCGGCACATGGATATTTGCTGCATGAGTTCCTCTCTCCCCTCGCCAACAACCGCACCGACGAGTATGGCGGCTGTGGCGAAAACCGACTCCGGCTGCTTAGGGAAGTGGTCAGGAGTTGCCGACACGCCTTGCCGGAGGAGGCCGTGCTTACAGTGCGCATTTCGGGCGCCGAGTTTAGCGGCACCGAGCACGAATATACGCCCAAAGATGCTGCCGGGATAGCTGCCGCGCTCGCCGCAGACGGAATTGATGCCATACACGTAAGCGGCGGCGGAGTACTGCCTGTGCGCCCGCAGGTCTGGCCGGGTTATCAGCTTGGCTACGCCAAACAGGTTAAACAGGTCGTATCGGTGCCGGTGATTGGCGTAGGCATACTAGGCAAACCTGAGCTAGTCGAGTTTGCGCTGCGCGAAGGCTACTGCGACCTCGTAGCGGTAGGACGCGCCGCGCTAGCCGACCCGCATTGGCCTATTACGGCAGCTCGTTCACTCGGGGCAGAACTCCCGGTCCCCGAGCATATGCGGCTTAACCTCTCGCGGTAG
- a CDS encoding response regulator has product MAKVLIVEDEPGITLVLTQLLLEHGHDVASAPNGRRGFQLLQQQVPDITFVDLHMPEMDGRTLVELMQTDVKLRHIPVVIMTGSLLHADILPPWGSFRAVLRKPFDLADVLCCVEAMA; this is encoded by the coding sequence TTGGCTAAGGTGCTTATCGTTGAGGATGAGCCCGGCATTACCCTGGTGCTCACGCAGCTGTTGCTTGAACATGGACACGACGTAGCCTCCGCCCCGAATGGTAGGCGCGGGTTCCAGCTACTCCAGCAGCAAGTGCCCGACATCACATTTGTTGACCTGCACATGCCCGAGATGGACGGCAGAACGCTGGTCGAACTTATGCAAACCGATGTTAAACTGCGCCATATTCCTGTGGTAATCATGACAGGGTCGCTCTTGCATGCCGACATCCTCCCGCCTTGGGGCTCCTTCCGCGCTGTCCTGAGAAAACCCTTCGACCTTGCTGACGTGCTGTGCTGCGTGGAAGCGATGGCTTGA
- a CDS encoding N-acetylmuramoyl-L-alanine amidase, translating into MEVTTALLSVGHRFRPGRAIVPTSITVHNTGNPRSTAANERAWLDNPVNLNSGNFASWHYVLDETNIIQAIPDFEMAYHAESGNAASIGVEICESGNQHVVWRRAVLFVVSLLRRHGFGAEQVRTHRDWTGKNCPRLILPEWARFMRDIRLELGEQPSFANVPIEMNGETREFPGFMASGRSFVPTRMLLEQLGYAVSWDENTGRVVIDREILQVTTASERWVGRQL; encoded by the coding sequence GTGGAAGTAACTACTGCGCTGCTTAGCGTTGGGCACAGATTTCGGCCGGGGCGCGCAATTGTGCCGACATCTATCACCGTACACAATACCGGTAACCCACGCAGCACCGCCGCTAACGAGCGCGCTTGGCTCGACAATCCGGTAAACTTAAACAGCGGGAACTTCGCCTCGTGGCACTATGTCCTAGACGAAACAAACATTATACAGGCCATCCCAGACTTTGAAATGGCCTATCACGCCGAGTCCGGCAACGCCGCTTCTATCGGCGTAGAGATATGTGAAAGCGGCAATCAGCACGTGGTGTGGCGGCGAGCAGTGTTGTTTGTAGTGAGCCTGTTGCGGCGCCATGGGTTTGGCGCGGAGCAGGTGAGAACTCACCGCGACTGGACAGGCAAAAACTGCCCACGCCTGATTCTGCCGGAGTGGGCTAGGTTTATGCGCGACATCCGCTTAGAGCTAGGTGAACAGCCCTCTTTTGCCAATGTCCCCATTGAGATGAACGGTGAAACTCGCGAGTTTCCCGGATTTATGGCCTCCGGCAGAAGCTTCGTGCCCACCCGCATGCTGCTCGAACAGCTAGGATACGCCGTCAGCTGGGATGAAAACACCGGACGTGTGGTTATAGATAGAGAGATTCTTCAGGTAACCACGGCATCCGAGCGCTGGGTGGGCCGCCAGCTGTGA
- a CDS encoding MATE family efflux transporter, translating into MLRDMTQGSPAKLIWAFSVPMFIGSIFQQLYNMVDAIVVGRYVGPNALAAVGTSFPIIFFLVSVVLGMTMGSGVVISQFFGAKDMVRTRRAVVTALSFQLIFAAFLGAVGVVLSRPLLLLLNTPDVILGDATAYMQIFFGGILFMFAYNAFAGILRSLGDSKTPLYFLIISSLLNVGLNIYFVVGLGLGVRGVAWATLIAQGISSVLTFVYIYKRVPLLQFTRAELVFDWGIFWTMVRIGAPSSLQQALASVGMMVVQSLVNSFGPVTMAAYTAASRMDSFAMIPIMNFGMAVSTFTGQNIGANRLDRVTEGLKATLMMVIAACLIVSVLVFSAGGQMIRLFITGEQAEIVAQGIDYMRTVSVFYAVFGALMVFNGVLRGAGDAWIPTLTTMTSLAIRVASAYILVNTALTYRGIWWSIPIGWSVAVLVPTYRYFSGVWKTKAVVRQSLLAQVEPATD; encoded by the coding sequence ATGCTTAGGGATATGACACAGGGGTCACCCGCGAAGTTAATTTGGGCCTTTAGCGTACCTATGTTTATTGGCAGCATCTTTCAGCAGCTTTACAACATGGTCGATGCCATTGTAGTGGGGCGGTATGTAGGCCCGAATGCGCTTGCGGCGGTAGGGACAAGCTTCCCCATCATTTTCTTTTTGGTTTCAGTAGTGCTAGGGATGACGATGGGTTCCGGAGTCGTAATCTCGCAGTTCTTTGGGGCGAAGGACATGGTCAGGACGCGCCGCGCCGTCGTCACGGCTCTTTCCTTTCAGCTGATTTTCGCGGCCTTTCTGGGTGCGGTGGGCGTCGTTCTCAGCCGCCCGTTGCTGTTACTGCTTAACACGCCAGACGTAATCTTAGGTGACGCCACCGCCTATATGCAGATATTCTTTGGTGGCATCTTGTTTATGTTCGCCTACAATGCCTTCGCCGGCATCCTGCGGTCGTTAGGAGACTCCAAGACGCCGTTATACTTTTTGATTATCAGCAGTCTGTTAAATGTCGGCCTTAATATTTACTTCGTCGTGGGCTTAGGTCTTGGCGTGCGAGGTGTGGCGTGGGCTACCCTCATAGCCCAAGGCATTTCCTCTGTGCTTACGTTCGTTTACATTTACAAGCGAGTGCCCCTGCTGCAGTTTACGCGGGCAGAACTTGTGTTTGACTGGGGCATCTTCTGGACAATGGTGCGCATCGGCGCCCCGTCCTCGCTGCAGCAGGCTCTAGCCTCGGTCGGCATGATGGTAGTGCAGTCTTTGGTTAACTCATTTGGTCCGGTGACGATGGCGGCTTACACGGCGGCTAGTCGCATGGACTCCTTCGCCATGATACCGATTATGAACTTCGGCATGGCTGTATCTACTTTCACCGGACAGAACATTGGAGCTAACAGGCTAGACCGCGTGACTGAGGGGCTTAAAGCTACCTTAATGATGGTCATCGCGGCTTGCCTTATCGTCTCAGTGCTCGTGTTTTCTGCCGGCGGGCAGATGATTCGGCTGTTTATAACCGGGGAACAAGCAGAGATTGTGGCGCAAGGTATTGACTATATGCGCACTGTTTCGGTGTTTTACGCAGTTTTCGGCGCACTAATGGTGTTCAACGGAGTGTTGCGCGGGGCAGGCGACGCTTGGATACCGACTCTCACAACGATGACGAGTCTGGCGATACGCGTAGCCTCTGCCTATATCCTAGTGAATACCGCACTTACCTACCGCGGCATCTGGTGGTCGATACCGATTGGGTGGTCGGTAGCTGTTCTTGTCCCAACGTACCGCTATTTCTCCGGCGTCTGGAAGACCAAAGCCGTTGTGCGGCAAAGCTTGCTCGCGCAAGTAGAACCCGCGACTGACTAG
- a CDS encoding nitrogenase component 1, whose translation MQLYRFLPLASDRMGALWTLSTIKDCCILEYGPAGTTHYGIEGLMHLNAAMESRLFTTHMDETDIVSGDSDRLERTIREIDAVYRPPVIFVFASSISSIIGTDIETICHALQPTTEAKLIAISGGGFRGDFAFGVTEALAALAKHVVAPPAAKSAQTFNIIGANADCYNFRSDVREIKSMMAECFGLKANAVFTVGTSVAEIAGASNAAYNLVTRLEGIPCAETLKDTYGIPYFYGTPYGYQGSVGWLRQVAAAFGLNCDKTYLEEVGRTARQHTMYFRRAFFGKTQVSCVVSGNYDQAVGMAGYMREIGIDVRKVLVNHNRPSAALRTSDELAERLVFAPSEDRRRQVLHDEKPTLLLGDGVLLEMGAEIPAKIQVANPNIHKTQLFDGTPFVGPRGATYLLEQIINALP comes from the coding sequence ATGCAGCTGTATAGGTTTTTGCCCCTCGCCTCCGACCGCATGGGCGCGCTGTGGACGCTATCGACCATCAAGGACTGCTGCATCTTAGAGTATGGACCCGCGGGCACGACCCACTATGGCATCGAGGGACTAATGCATCTTAATGCCGCGATGGAGTCCCGCCTCTTTACCACCCATATGGACGAAACAGACATCGTTTCCGGAGACAGTGACCGACTTGAGCGCACTATCCGCGAAATTGACGCCGTGTATCGCCCGCCTGTAATCTTTGTCTTCGCGTCAAGCATCTCCTCAATTATTGGGACAGACATCGAGACTATTTGCCACGCTTTACAGCCCACGACCGAGGCGAAACTAATCGCCATCAGCGGGGGCGGGTTTAGGGGCGACTTTGCGTTCGGCGTTACGGAAGCACTAGCTGCCTTGGCCAAACACGTAGTGGCTCCGCCTGCTGCGAAGAGTGCACAGACGTTTAACATCATCGGCGCTAACGCCGACTGCTACAACTTCCGCTCGGACGTGCGGGAGATAAAGTCGATGATGGCTGAGTGCTTCGGGCTTAAGGCAAATGCCGTCTTCACTGTCGGGACTTCCGTCGCGGAGATTGCCGGAGCGTCTAACGCCGCGTATAACCTGGTCACACGCCTTGAGGGCATCCCCTGTGCTGAAACGCTAAAGGACACTTACGGCATCCCTTACTTCTACGGCACGCCGTATGGCTACCAGGGATCTGTCGGGTGGCTGAGGCAAGTGGCGGCAGCGTTCGGCTTAAACTGTGACAAGACATATCTAGAAGAGGTCGGACGCACCGCGCGTCAGCACACCATGTACTTCCGCCGCGCGTTTTTTGGCAAGACGCAAGTTTCGTGCGTAGTGTCCGGCAACTACGACCAGGCGGTCGGCATGGCCGGGTATATGAGAGAAATAGGTATAGACGTACGCAAAGTGCTGGTAAACCACAATCGTCCCAGTGCGGCTCTGCGTACAAGTGACGAGTTGGCGGAACGCCTTGTTTTTGCCCCAAGCGAAGACAGGCGCCGTCAAGTGCTGCATGACGAAAAGCCGACCTTACTGCTCGGCGACGGTGTTTTGCTGGAGATGGGGGCTGAAATCCCCGCCAAAATACAGGTGGCCAATCCGAACATTCACAAGACACAGCTCTTTGACGGTACGCCCTTCGTAGGCCCGCGCGGCGCGACCTACCTGTTGGAGCAAATAATAAACGCTCTGCCGTGA
- a CDS encoding nitrogenase component 1: MQPSYSLSSLRRVSQISTAKDIRQLSHAQFPGTHCPLFGVALTAGYIKDMVVLIVGTDECTYYTQTFNMGRRAADSNMQDNFWSFAINQDDVVFGCAEKVEKTIRQIDATLTPQAIMIVTTCVLEVIGEDYEALAESLQPEVNAKLLVVRTEHFKCNSHIPGIERTLTALAKLMQPEPREEGRVNILGHRYGQIEDTELLKLLTSHGVSVNLAIPSRSTVAELMRATSASLNIVTDFTALPLAEIMQDKFGVPFVYFDKYMSPRRIEAAYTELSTKLGLDLGSHLQSQRRALDDIIAAKSHVLKGKRFIYGNTPLLAFEFTGFLGELGMQPLLVQARDLYQNDAAYMGEILRQGYDPYVSRIANIAPLQALYAELRPDVYIGHENPQRLMELGIVQVAVDMAASKLGYEVPLMVLRTIVAAIEAFGDAKGAKLHAAV, from the coding sequence ATGCAACCAAGTTACAGCTTAAGCTCGCTCAGGCGAGTATCGCAAATAAGCACGGCCAAGGATATACGCCAGTTGTCCCACGCGCAGTTCCCCGGCACCCACTGTCCGCTCTTTGGCGTTGCGCTGACGGCAGGCTATATCAAAGATATGGTCGTCCTAATTGTTGGCACGGATGAATGCACCTACTACACTCAGACCTTCAACATGGGGCGGCGGGCAGCCGACAGCAACATGCAGGATAATTTTTGGTCCTTTGCCATCAACCAAGACGACGTCGTTTTTGGCTGCGCCGAAAAAGTCGAAAAGACCATCCGCCAGATTGACGCCACACTTACGCCGCAGGCCATCATGATTGTAACTACGTGCGTTCTAGAAGTAATCGGCGAAGACTATGAGGCGCTAGCCGAGAGCTTGCAGCCGGAGGTTAACGCTAAGCTTCTTGTAGTGCGTACGGAGCACTTTAAATGCAATAGCCATATTCCGGGCATTGAGCGAACTCTGACGGCACTAGCTAAGCTCATGCAGCCGGAGCCGCGCGAAGAAGGCAGGGTCAACATCCTTGGACATCGCTACGGGCAGATTGAAGATACCGAGCTGTTAAAACTCCTCACAAGCCACGGGGTTTCTGTCAACTTGGCTATCCCGTCGCGCTCTACCGTCGCCGAACTAATGAGAGCAACGTCCGCTAGCCTCAATATTGTTACGGACTTCACTGCACTACCGCTCGCAGAAATCATGCAAGACAAGTTCGGCGTACCCTTTGTGTACTTTGACAAGTACATGTCGCCGCGGCGCATTGAGGCCGCCTACACGGAGCTTTCGACGAAGCTCGGACTAGACCTAGGAAGTCATCTGCAAAGCCAGAGACGGGCGCTCGATGACATTATCGCGGCAAAGTCACATGTACTTAAGGGCAAGCGCTTCATCTACGGCAATACGCCGCTCCTAGCGTTTGAGTTTACCGGCTTTTTGGGAGAACTTGGCATGCAGCCGCTCTTAGTGCAGGCACGCGACCTCTACCAAAACGACGCTGCTTACATGGGAGAAATACTGCGGCAAGGCTACGACCCCTATGTCTCGCGCATTGCGAACATCGCACCGCTGCAGGCGCTATACGCGGAGCTTCGCCCTGATGTGTATATCGGCCATGAGAACCCACAGCGCTTGATGGAGCTAGGTATTGTGCAAGTAGCCGTCGATATGGCGGCGTCTAAGCTAGGTTACGAAGTGCCCCTAATGGTACTTCGCACCATTGTCGCTGCCATAGAGGCCTTCGGAGATGCGAAAGGAGCGAAGTTGCATGCAGCTGTATAG
- a CDS encoding ABC transporter ATP-binding protein has protein sequence MITAEKLCLCYDKKNVVSDFDFAVRPGEIVSLIGPNGSGKSTVLKAISRLMKCSCGVVHLDGRDIYKLPTREVATKLSILSQVHTSPPDFTVRELVSYGRIPHQRWYETLNNEDREIVEWAIEQTRLEELADRTVNSLSGGERQRAWIALALAQRPQVLLLDEPTTFLDICHQIEVLELVKELNASLGLTVIMVLHDMNHAAAYSHRLVVIKDGRKVAEGTPCHVLTPALLRDVYNVQAEIALHPLTGKLYFHALGLACARRELACNQVTA, from the coding sequence ATGATAACCGCCGAGAAGCTCTGCCTCTGCTATGACAAGAAAAACGTCGTGAGTGACTTTGACTTTGCCGTGCGTCCCGGGGAAATAGTCTCCCTTATTGGGCCTAACGGCTCCGGCAAATCCACTGTGCTTAAGGCCATTTCGCGCCTCATGAAGTGCTCGTGCGGCGTTGTTCATCTAGACGGGCGCGATATCTACAAACTGCCTACGCGCGAGGTAGCAACCAAACTGTCGATACTATCGCAAGTGCATACCAGCCCGCCCGACTTTACCGTGCGCGAACTCGTCAGTTACGGCCGGATACCGCATCAGAGATGGTACGAAACGTTAAACAACGAGGACAGGGAAATTGTCGAGTGGGCCATAGAGCAAACACGGCTTGAAGAGCTTGCCGATAGAACCGTGAACTCACTTTCGGGTGGCGAGCGCCAGCGCGCCTGGATTGCCTTGGCTTTAGCTCAGCGTCCGCAGGTGCTGCTGCTTGATGAGCCCACGACATTCCTAGACATCTGCCACCAGATTGAGGTCTTGGAGCTTGTAAAAGAGCTTAACGCCTCGCTTGGACTCACCGTCATCATGGTGCTACACGACATGAACCATGCCGCGGCCTACAGCCACCGCCTCGTGGTAATTAAAGACGGGCGCAAGGTAGCGGAGGGGACACCTTGCCATGTGTTGACGCCTGCCCTACTCCGGGACGTATATAATGTCCAAGCGGAAATAGCCCTTCATCCGCTGACTGGGAAGTTGTACTTTCACGCTTTAGGGCTAGCCTGCGCTAGGAGGGAACTTGCATGCAACCAAGTTACAGCTTAA